The DNA segment TTCGATCTCGTCCTGCGCGGCCGACTGGGACAGGGCAAGGTACTGGCCGTCCCGCAGCCCGGAGGCGGCGGTGCGGTCGAACACCCATTGCACCGGGGTGCCGAGCGCCGCGAAGAACGGCCGGCTGAGTACCTGCCGGTCGTAGACGACATGCACGTTCAGGATCGGCGCGGTGCCGATCTCCAGCAGCCGTTCGGGAGCGTCGAGGGCACCCTCGGGCAGCAGGTCGTGGGCCTCACGCTGGGCAACGGCCAGCACGACGGTGTCCGCCCGCAGCGTCTCGCCGGGAACCTGGACGCTCCAACGTCCGTTCTCGTCAGTGGAGATGGAGGTGACTCGTGTACGGACCTCGGTACGAACACCCGCGGAGTCGAGCGCCTTGCGGGCCAGCCGGTCGTGCAGGTCGCCCAGCGGGACATGCGCCCATCCGATGTCGGCCGCGCCCGGGTCGGACAGCAGACCGGTCTTGAACACCATCGCGGCGAGCCCCAGCGAGGCGCCGCCCGCGACCGCGTTGAGGGTGGCGACCCCGACCAGGTCCCACAGGGCCTCGACGGCACGCGCCGACTGACCGTGCGCGGTCAGCCAGCTGCCGAAGTCCTGGGTGTCCAGGGTCGGATCGGCGAGGTCGAGCCCCTTGAGTGCGAGCGCGGCACGCCCGACCTTGGCGCGTTCGGCGAGCGACAGATGCGGATACGTCGCCAGGCTGCGGCCCAGGTGCAGGGGTACGGGCAGCGCGTCGCGCCGCAGCCTGCCCAGGCGCCGCCCTTCGGGCCGCGCGGCGTCGACCACGGGCACGTCGAGGCGGTCCTGCAGCGGTGCGAGCGCCGTGCCCTCGATCCGGTCGAGGAACCAGCGGTAGGCGGTGCAGCAGCGCAGATAGACGTGCTGTCCGTTGTCGACGACCAGGTCGCCGCGCTGGAAGGAGAAGGCCAGGCCACCGAGCCTCGGCCTGCCCTCGATCAGCGTGACACGCACTCCGGCGTCGGCGAGGGCCAGCGCGGCGGTGATGCCGGCGAGCCCGCCGCCGATGACGACGGCGTCCTTCCCGGAGCCTGACGGGATGTCGGCGAGCGACCCTTGTAGCGGCGTGCCGTCGGTCATCGTGCACCCTCCCCTGGCCGACCGCCGTGCAGGTGCTTGAACGGTGCACGGCCGGTCGTCTCAGTCAGGGACGCGACTCGGCAGCGGAGGGTTGCCCGCCACTTTTCGCCGGTGACATCACCTTGGACCGGAATGTCCATCAGGCGCGCCTCCTGACGGCACGGCTGACGGTTCGGCGGGTCGCATGCCGCGCGTCCAGACCGGACAGACCTCGCACGGCGACGTAGGCCTTCTCGCGCCCGGGCAGTGAGACCCTGCCCCGCAGCACGGCCTCCGGGTCGCGCTCGATGCGGTCGAGGAGGCGCAGGTAGATGCCGGCCATCGCGGCGACGCAGGCACCGCTGCGCCGGTCCAGCATGGGCAGCAGCCGGTAGCCCTCGGCGAACAGGGCGCGGGCCCGACGCACTTCGAAGTGCACGAGGCCCGCGAAGTCGGAGCCCTCCGGCGGGGTCGGCCCGCTGAAGCCGGCCGAGCAGCCGAATTTTGCGAGGTCGTCGGAGGGCAGATAGGTGCGTCCGCCCTCGGCGTCCTCGCGGATGTCCCGCAGGATGTTGGTGAGCTGGAGGGCCAGCCCGAGCGTGTCGGCGTACTCGGGTGCGCGCTCGGCGCCGCGCGCGCCGGGCCCGGTGCCGAACACACCGAGCGAGAGCCGTCCGATGGCGCCGGCCACGCAGCGGCAGTAGACCTTCAGGTCGTCCCAGGTCTCGTAGGTCTCGCCGCGTACGTCCATCAGGACACCGTCGATGAGCTCGTCCAGCCCGCCGAGCGGGATCGGGAAGGCGCCGGCGGCGTGGGCGAGGGCGACGGCCACGGGGTCGGTGTCGTCCTCGGCGACCGCTCCGTCGCGGATCCGGGTCAGCAGCTTCCGGGTGTCCTCGAGCCTGGCGATCTTGACGTCACCGCTCAGGGCGCCGTCGCCGATGTCGTCGACCCGGCGCGAGAACGCGTACAGCGCCGACATCGCGCGGCGCTTCGGCGTGGGCAGCAGCCTGATGCCGTAAGCGAAGTTCCGGGCCTGCTGCCCTGTGACGGCCTCGCAGTAGCTGTAGGCGGCGAGTACCGGTGCGGACGCGTGTGGTGCAGACTCCACGGTCCGGATCACCCCTCTCCTCGCAGAGTCACGCCCACCTCGCGCAGCAGCTGGAGCTTGCTGGCCTTGGGCGGGCCGGGAAGTACGTCGTATTCGGCGGCGGCGATCGCACGGACCGCCGCCCTTCCCCCGGCCACGAATCCCGCCAGCAGCAGCTTGAGCCTGCCGTGGACGCTACCCACCAGGGGGGTGCCTTCATTCAGGAGGTCCAGAGCGCGTTCGGCTTCGTATGCAACCAGGGCGCGCACCGATGCGCCTGCTGTTTTTGCCGCCAGATCGGTTTCCTGGACGTGAAAACGCTTCATGTCCTGCGCGGGCAGATAAATCCGGTCACGGCCGAGATCCTCGGCGACGTCCTGGAGGTGCTCGACGAGCTGCAGCGCGGTGCACACCGCGTCGGAACGGCGGATCCGCTCGGGCGTCCCGGTGCCGGTGACGGCGAGGACGAGCCGGCCGACGGGGTTGGCCGACAGTTCGCAGTAGGCAAGGAGATCGTCGTAGGTCTCGTACCGCCCGACGAGCTGGTCCTGGCGGTTCGCGGCGATCAGGCCGAGGAAGGGCGCGGGGGTCAGTGAGCGGCGGCGGACGGTGTACTGCAGGCGGCGCAGCAGGGGGTGGCCGGGGGTGCCGTCGAAGACCCGGCGCAGGTCGGCCTCGAAGGCGTCGAGGAGCGCGAGCCGGTCCTCGGCCTCCTTGGGCGACACGCCGAGCAGACGGGCGTCGGCGCCGCCGGGAGCGAGATCGCCGTCGCCGATGTCGTCCACGAGGCGGGCGAAGCCGTACACGGCCATGAGGTCGGTCCGCCAGGCCTTGGGCAGGAAGAACGGCGCCACGGGGAAGTTCTCCGCGGCGGCCTTGTCGAGTGTGTCGCGCTCCGGTTCACCTGGACGCGCGGATTTTCCCGTCACCGTGGACTGCCCGGCGCAAGGACGGCACATGCTGCGTGGAGCTGGGGAGTTTCCGTAGCCATTGCCGTCACATCTCCCGTTCTACACCGCAGACCCAATGCGCACTATTTCGGACACGCCGCCCGGACGTCCGCGCCGCAGCCCGGAGAGAGGGGTGCCGTGCCTTATCGCCCTACTTGCCGCGTTTCGGTACCGGTACAGCTTACGTTGTACAACGGTGCGGGGCCCGTGGGGGTGTCCTGCACATCACAACAACACACCGATTGGCGTCAAGCTTCCCAGGACCAGGCGAAGTTGACGTTTCCTTTGCAGACGCGGGGCCCCGCCGGGGCAGTTCCGGCGGGGCCCGGTCAAGCTTGGTGGGCCGCTCGGCCCATGTCCGGGTGGACTACTTGCCCGTGAACTTCTCGTACTCCTTGAGGACCTCGTCCGTCGGTCCGTCCATGCGCAGCTCGCCACGTTCCAGCCACAGGACGCGGTTGCAGGTGTCGCGGATCGACTTGTTGTTGTGACTGACGAGAAACACGGTGCCGGCTTCCTTGCGCAGCTCGCGGATGCGTTCCTCGGAGCGCTTCTGGAACTTGCGGTCGCCGGTGGCCAGCGCCTCGTCGATCATGAGGACGTCGTGGTCCTTGGCCGCGGCGATGGAGAAGCGCAGCCGGGCCGCCATGCCGGAGGAGTAGGTGCGCATCGGCAGGGTGATGAAGTCGCCCTTCTCGTTGATGCCCGAGAAGTCGACGATCTGCTGGTAGCGCTCCTTGATCTGCTCGCGGGACATGCCCATGGCGAGCCCGCCCAATATGACGTTGCGCTCGCCGGTGAGGTCGTTCATCAGTGCCGCGTTCACGCCCAGCAGCGAGGGCTGGCCGTCGGTGTAGACCTTGCCCTTCTCGGGCGGGAGCAGGCCGGCGATGGCGCGCAGCAGGGTGGACTTGCCGGAGCCGTTGGAGCCGATCAGGCCGATGGCCTCGCCGCGGTAGGCGACGAAGGAGACGCCGCGGACCGCGTGCACCTTGCGCACGCCCCGCGCCGCGTCGTCGGAGCCCCTCTTGAGGATGCGGCTGAGTGCGGCGGTGGCGCTGCCCTTGCCTGTCTTGGCGCCGTTGACGCGGTAGACGATGTGCAGCTCGTCCGCGATGACGGTGGGGATGTGGGAATCCGTCCTCTGTTCAGCCACGGCCATACCTCTCCTCCGCCTTCCAGAAGTACACGAAGCCGCCGACGGCCACCAGCATGGCCCAGCCGAGCGCGACCGCCCAGACGTGGTCGGGCAGGTTCGAGGAGCCGTAGCCGTCGATGAGGGCGAAGCGCATCAGGTCCATGTAGACGGCGGCCGGGTTCCACTGCAGGACGGTCGCGATCCACTCCGGCTTGCCCTTGAGCATGATCGGGATGGAGAACATCACGCCGGACGCGTACATCCACGTACGCATCACGAACGGCATCAGCTGCGCCAGGTCCGGGGTCTTCGAGCCCGCCCGGGCCATGATCATCGCGAGGCCGGTGTTGAAGAGGAACTGCAGGACGAGCACCGGCACGATCAGCAACCAGGACATCGCCGGGTAGCTGCCGAAGCCCAGGGCCACGGCGAACAGCACGATCATCGAGTACAGCAGCTGCTGGAGCTGCTGGAGCGCGAAGGAGATCGGCAGTGAGGCGCGCGGGAAGTGCAGCGCGCGGACCAGGCCGAGGTTGCCGGAGATCGCGCGTACGCCCGCCATCACCGAGCTCTGCGTGAAGGTGAAGACGAAGACGCCCGTGACCAGGAACGGGATGTACACCTCACGGGACATGCCGCGGTCGGCCTGGAGGATCAGGCCGAAGACAAGGAAGTACACGGCCGCGTTCAGCAGCGGGGTGGCCACCTGCCAGAGCTGGCCGAGCTTCGCCTGGCTGTACTGCGCGGTCAGCTTCGCCCGCGAGAACGCGAGGATGAAGTGCCGCCGGTCCCAGAGCTGACGGACGTACTCGAACAGCGAGGGGCGGGCGCCGCTCACGGACAGCCCGTACTTGGCGGCCAGCGCGGCCGCCGTGAGTCCCTCGTCGGGCGACGGAGGCGCGCTCACCGCGACTGAGCCGTCGTGCGTTGTCTCACTCACCAGTTGAAACTTTCGTCTTCGAGATGCGCAGCCTGTGCGGGCATGGCATGAACCTGGGGCCGGGGTACGGTCCGGTGGCTGCTCTCAGGGTCGAGCTTGTCAGATGACGGGAGGTCGGCCCAGTCGGGTCAGCCGCCACACCGTACGCCACTTCATGGGCCTGCGGGGACCGCATGAAGTGGTCCAGCCTTCCCGGAATCCGCCGAACCATGCCCGCAGGGCGGGGCGGGAGGGGCGGCGGGCCAGGGTCAGCAGCATCCAGACGCCCAGATAGACCGGGACAAGGGGCGCGGGGAGGTTGCGGCGGGCCAGCCAGACGCGGTTGCGGGCGACCATGCGGTGGTAGACCGCGTGCCGCGAGGGCGCGGTCGTGGGGTGGTACAGCACCATGTCGGACCGGTAGTCGATCATCCAGCCCGCGTCGAGGGCCCGCCATG comes from the Streptomyces sp. NBC_00443 genome and includes:
- the hpnE gene encoding hydroxysqualene dehydroxylase HpnE; its protein translation is MTDGTPLQGSLADIPSGSGKDAVVIGGGLAGITAALALADAGVRVTLIEGRPRLGGLAFSFQRGDLVVDNGQHVYLRCCTAYRWFLDRIEGTALAPLQDRLDVPVVDAARPEGRRLGRLRRDALPVPLHLGRSLATYPHLSLAERAKVGRAALALKGLDLADPTLDTQDFGSWLTAHGQSARAVEALWDLVGVATLNAVAGGASLGLAAMVFKTGLLSDPGAADIGWAHVPLGDLHDRLARKALDSAGVRTEVRTRVTSISTDENGRWSVQVPGETLRADTVVLAVAQREAHDLLPEGALDAPERLLEIGTAPILNVHVVYDRQVLSRPFFAALGTPVQWVFDRTAASGLRDGQYLALSQSAAQDEIETPVAALRERYLPELERLLPKARGAQVKDFFVTRERTATFAPTPGVGRLRPGARTKAPGLYLAGAWTATGWPATMESAVRSGVSAAGAALSALGRPRPSHLFDVEEAA
- a CDS encoding DUF6380 family protein encodes the protein MDIPVQGDVTGEKWRATLRCRVASLTETTGRAPFKHLHGGRPGEGAR
- the hpnD gene encoding presqualene diphosphate synthase HpnD, producing the protein MIRTVESAPHASAPVLAAYSYCEAVTGQQARNFAYGIRLLPTPKRRAMSALYAFSRRVDDIGDGALSGDVKIARLEDTRKLLTRIRDGAVAEDDTDPVAVALAHAAGAFPIPLGGLDELIDGVLMDVRGETYETWDDLKVYCRCVAGAIGRLSLGVFGTGPGARGAERAPEYADTLGLALQLTNILRDIREDAEGGRTYLPSDDLAKFGCSAGFSGPTPPEGSDFAGLVHFEVRRARALFAEGYRLLPMLDRRSGACVAAMAGIYLRLLDRIERDPEAVLRGRVSLPGREKAYVAVRGLSGLDARHATRRTVSRAVRRRA
- the hpnC gene encoding squalene synthase HpnC, translating into MCRPCAGQSTVTGKSARPGEPERDTLDKAAAENFPVAPFFLPKAWRTDLMAVYGFARLVDDIGDGDLAPGGADARLLGVSPKEAEDRLALLDAFEADLRRVFDGTPGHPLLRRLQYTVRRRSLTPAPFLGLIAANRQDQLVGRYETYDDLLAYCELSANPVGRLVLAVTGTGTPERIRRSDAVCTALQLVEHLQDVAEDLGRDRIYLPAQDMKRFHVQETDLAAKTAGASVRALVAYEAERALDLLNEGTPLVGSVHGRLKLLLAGFVAGGRAAVRAIAAAEYDVLPGPPKASKLQLLREVGVTLRGEG
- a CDS encoding ABC transporter ATP-binding protein gives rise to the protein MAVAEQRTDSHIPTVIADELHIVYRVNGAKTGKGSATAALSRILKRGSDDAARGVRKVHAVRGVSFVAYRGEAIGLIGSNGSGKSTLLRAIAGLLPPEKGKVYTDGQPSLLGVNAALMNDLTGERNVILGGLAMGMSREQIKERYQQIVDFSGINEKGDFITLPMRTYSSGMAARLRFSIAAAKDHDVLMIDEALATGDRKFQKRSEERIRELRKEAGTVFLVSHNNKSIRDTCNRVLWLERGELRMDGPTDEVLKEYEKFTGK
- a CDS encoding ABC transporter permease — encoded protein: MSETTHDGSVAVSAPPSPDEGLTAAALAAKYGLSVSGARPSLFEYVRQLWDRRHFILAFSRAKLTAQYSQAKLGQLWQVATPLLNAAVYFLVFGLILQADRGMSREVYIPFLVTGVFVFTFTQSSVMAGVRAISGNLGLVRALHFPRASLPISFALQQLQQLLYSMIVLFAVALGFGSYPAMSWLLIVPVLVLQFLFNTGLAMIMARAGSKTPDLAQLMPFVMRTWMYASGVMFSIPIMLKGKPEWIATVLQWNPAAVYMDLMRFALIDGYGSSNLPDHVWAVALGWAMLVAVGGFVYFWKAEERYGRG